One genomic region from Cyclopterus lumpus isolate fCycLum1 chromosome 20, fCycLum1.pri, whole genome shotgun sequence encodes:
- the sec61g gene encoding protein transport protein Sec61 subunit gamma, with protein MKTNAHARVKYTSALLDFGAAQTLRVPHSSDCLVVPYVLRNSLNTMDQVMQFVEPSRQFVKDSIRLVKRCTKPDRKEFQKIAMATAIGFAIMGFIGFFVKLIHIPINNIIVGG; from the exons ATGAAGACCAATGCGCATGCGCGGGTAAAGTATACGTCAGCCCTTCTCGACTTCGGAGCAGCCCAAACGCTACGTGTCCCTCATTCTTCTGACTGTCTTGTCGTCCCATACGTCCTCAGAAACAG CTTGAACACCATGGATCAGGTGATGCAGTTCGTTGAGCCCAGCCGGCAGTTCGTCAAAGACTCCATAAGGCTCGTGAAGAGATGCACTAAACCCGACAGAAAAG AATTCCAGAAGATTGCCATGGCCACAGCAATTGGGTTTGCCATCATGGGTTTCATTGGTTTCTTCGTCAAGCTCATTCACATCCCCATCAACAACATCATTGT TGGTGGTTAA